The Pedobacter mucosus genome window below encodes:
- a CDS encoding glycoside hydrolase family 88/105 protein has protein sequence MKKTFDWQIANPVVGNTKNADDWARSVFYSGIMRAYETTKDKVYLNEALRWSESLNYKLGLRYRHADDHTRGQTFLGIYAINKDKKAISAIKSTFDSILLAPKPGREEWWWCDALFMSPPVLVRLAEATGDQKYNDFMNKMWWDTTDFLFDKEEDLFYRDKSFFDRRSPNGKKVFWSRGNGWVMGGLVQVLEHLPKTNPAYKRFEELYLKMAVKVASLQQADGLWRPNLADPAEYTNKETSGSGFFVFALTWGINNGYLDKATYLPIVLKGWKGLNEQVTPDGKLTWVQKIGSKPETVKPDDNQEYGTGAFLMAGTELLKLK, from the coding sequence ATGAAGAAAACCTTCGATTGGCAAATCGCCAATCCGGTAGTGGGCAATACTAAAAATGCAGATGATTGGGCAAGAAGCGTTTTTTATTCGGGAATTATGCGTGCTTACGAAACCACAAAAGATAAGGTTTATTTAAATGAAGCATTGCGATGGAGCGAAAGCCTCAACTATAAACTAGGACTGCGATATAGACATGCCGACGACCACACACGAGGACAAACATTTTTAGGAATTTATGCAATCAATAAAGACAAAAAAGCGATTTCGGCTATAAAATCCACTTTTGATTCAATTTTATTAGCTCCAAAACCTGGAAGAGAAGAGTGGTGGTGGTGCGATGCTTTGTTTATGTCGCCACCAGTTTTAGTACGCTTAGCAGAAGCGACGGGCGATCAGAAATACAACGATTTCATGAATAAAATGTGGTGGGATACAACAGACTTTTTGTTTGATAAGGAAGAAGATTTGTTTTACCGCGATAAAAGTTTTTTCGATCGCAGATCGCCCAATGGGAAAAAAGTTTTTTGGTCTAGAGGAAATGGTTGGGTAATGGGTGGCCTGGTGCAGGTATTAGAGCATTTGCCAAAAACCAACCCAGCGTACAAACGCTTTGAAGAATTGTATTTAAAAATGGCAGTTAAAGTCGCTTCACTACAGCAAGCAGATGGTTTATGGCGACCAAATCTGGCTGATCCGGCAGAGTATACAAATAAAGAAACCAGTGGTTCAGGGTTTTTCGTATTCGCTTTAACATGGGGAATCAACAATGGCTATTTAGATAAAGCGACTTATTTGCCAATTGTTTTAAAAGGTTGGAAAGGGTTAAATGAACAGGTAACGCCTGATGGGAAATTAACCTGGGTACAAAAAATTGGTTCGAAACCAGAAACGGTGAAACCAGATGACAACCAAGAGTATGGAACAGGTGCTTTTTTAATGGCTGGTACCGAGCTTTTAAAACTTAAATAA